In the genome of Palaemon carinicauda isolate YSFRI2023 chromosome 20, ASM3689809v2, whole genome shotgun sequence, one region contains:
- the LOC137660270 gene encoding uncharacterized protein: MLADKNLSCHDNFIDNVDFILGSKSCHCLPQNEILFGLNRTSVYAETQAGILLQGNTDQLLQDLPYLPYKVSSGNMATVPEFNIDMNINSCLLSDLTIEESLLPTEFSILDEKGNLIESQLEKALNHVLEENCSRYTNMSNGGPEAEDSELNNKLVKYALDNMVRDGDGRIVVPLLWNFKVAHLLGTNYELALMVLKSNLKKLQKDENKLSLMDKVFKDQLKSGIIQRIDNLPQFLEEHPSHSFLPHMGVFKLNRETTKCRVVYLSNLCQKSKGGGLTISHNQAIFPGPTLNQKIVAALLHLRFGFNLLCFDICQAFNNLSLNDVDSNRLLCLWFRDVEKKDYTIVAFKNVRLSFGLRCSPALLMLALYKILILDIDDESKSLVELKKLIYQLSYMDNCAIAFDSSAELEWAYKQVKGIFEPYHFRLQQFITNDSNLQEIIDSENEVKTDRNVKLLGLVWDREKDCLSTKPINLDIKANTKREVLRTIASQYDLYNFNGPLLNRSRLFLHRLQCDQHLSWDQALDKERSREWQNIAKQANAAPVIKVPRFAGSRDDTYKLIAYSDSSKCIFGVVIYIQCISTGKLSFAFAKNRMVGKNLQSKSMPSLELQSIALAVECLLDLYKELSGPSCIKPIKIQELRVYSDSLVALSWIYSHTHNLDKLQKCSVFVKNRLHEISELCLKHPVIFSFVSGEENPGDCITRCLSYKSLMKTNYLTGPDLVNAPRMEHSKDTLEFVVPDPKMDIQIPVNSLGAYISSKDIEIEHFQMTSRVSSFHRLILIYRNVLLFVNKLKIKVMARDPDKFNHLKAFRSDHNFFAEASRLLLSRDQGCYFAEELEYFNSSERLLKDVPRIVGQLNIYIDREGLLRVRSKLSRLKDEGRYRFPILLSKDSTLTTLIIRDYHERFAHAGVYSVLSEMRKMFWMSKSYSTVKKVLKSCVVCRRFNERAIKLNQNSYRDFRINAPEIPFRYIFMDYMGPYFVHINSQKVKVWLLCITCNWSRAINLKLCYDLSVKEFLRAFQLHCFEFGLPELCISDMGTQLVAGANIIMDFLRDPEVKLYLEENGVKPIQFEHFFKGQSQLGSMVETCVKMTKKLVYGSIKNNVLKVRDFEFLIAQTVHLVNRRPIAFKEALRVENLDASVPQPITPESLIRGYDLTSVNIIPDLQRIPEIADDPTYTLNKSSKIKNCFSHLRKVRNNLVDLYHSEILATLTRQAVDKKNRYLPVKHTSLQKKDIVLIKELYCKPNQYPMGLVKEVTVNDIGEVTGAVVLKGKTREITKRHVSNLIFLLRPENQIEQDSVAEKPINDNLQGQTRRACKPRVAAERCKRKNRKLLGFE; encoded by the coding sequence atgttagctgataagaacctttcatgtcatgataactttattgataatgtcgacttcattctagggtcaaagtcatgccactgcttacctcagaatgagattttatttgggttaaatagaacttcagtttatgctgaaacccaggcagggatattattgcagggtaatacagaccaactccttcaagatcttccttatttaccatataaagttagtagtggtaatatggctacagttccagagttcaatattgatatgaatattaacagttgtcttttatctgaccttaccattgaagaaagtttactccctacagaattttccatattggacgagaagggaaaccttatagaatctcagcttgaaaaagcattaaaccatgttttggaggagaattgttccaggtacacgaacatgagtaacggaggcccagaagctgaagattcagagcttaataacaagctagtaaagtatgcccttgataatatggtaagagatggtgatggtaggattgtagtccctcttttgtggaattttaaggtggctcatctattgggtacaaattatgagttggctttaatggtgttaaaatctaatttgaagaaacttcaaaaagacgaaaataaattatcccttatggacaaagtatttaaagaccagttaaagagtggaataattcagagaattgacaatcttccccagttcctagaagaacacccaagtcacagtttccttccccacatgggtgtatttaaattgaaccgggaaactactaaatgtagagttgtgtacctctctaatctttgccaaaagagtaagggtgggggactaacaattagtcacaaccaagccatttttccaggccctactttaaatcaaaagattgtagcagcattattgcatctgaggtttggatttaatttgctgtgtttcgatatttgtcaggcctttaataatttatctttaaacgacgtggacagtaacaggttactttgtttatggttccgtgatgtagaaaagaaagactatactattgtagcttttaagaatgttaggctaagttttggattaagatgtagtccagcactgctaatgttagctttgtataagattttgatcctcgatattgatgatgaaagtaagtctctggtcgaactcaaaaaactgatatatcagttgagttatatggacaactgtgccattgcttttgattcttctgctgaacttgaatgggcctataaacaggttaaaggtatttttgaaccctaccattttaggttacaacagttcataacaaatgattctaatttgcaagaaatcatagattcagagaatgaggttaagactgataggaacgtaaagttgcttggtttagtgtgggatcgggaaaaggactgtttatccaccaagcccataaatcttgacattaaggccaataccaagagggaagttttacgtactattgcgtcgcagtatgatctttataattttaatggccctttacttaatagaagcaggctcttcctacacagattacaatgtgatcaacacttgagttgggatcaagcactggataaagaacgttcgagagaatggcaaaatattgctaagcaagcaaatgctgctcctgtcatcaaagttcctaggtttgcgggaagcagagatgacacttacaagctgatagcttattctgacagtagcaaatgtatatttggagtagtgatatacatacagtgtatttccacaggtaagctaagttttgcttttgcaaaaaatcgtatggtaggaaaaaaccttcaatctaaaagtatgccttcccttgaactacaaagtattgccttagcagtggaatgtctcttagatttatacaaagaattatcgggtccctcttgcattaaacctattaagattcaggaattaagggtttattcagatagccttgtagctttatcttggatatattcgcacactcacaatcttgataaactacagaaatgttctgtgtttgtgaaaaacaggttacacgagattagtgaactgtgcttaaaacacccagttatattttcgtttgtatctggagaagaaaatcccggggattgtattacacgttgtctctcttataaatcactaatgaaaactaactaccttacaggtccagaccttgtaaatgctccaagaatggaacatagtaaggatactttggagtttgtggtaccagatcccaaaatggatattcagataccagtaaacagtttgggtgcctacattagtagtaaggatatagaaattgaacattttcagatgacttcaagagtttctagctttcatagattaattttgatttatcgcaatgttttattgtttgtcaataagctgaaaattaaggtgatggctagggatcctgacaaatttaaccatttaaaggcttttcgcagtgatcataatttttttgcagaggctagtagattgttgctgtccagggaccagggatgttattttgctgaagaacttgaatattttaactctagtgaacgtttacttaaggacgtgccaagaatagttggacaacttaatatttatattgacagagaaggactgttaagagtacgaagtaagctgtccagacttaaagatgaagggaggtataggtttcctattttgttgtctaaggatagtactttaactacattgattatcagagattatcatgaacggtttgctcatgcaggtgtgtattctgtcttgtcagagatgcgtaaaatgttttggatgtctaagtcttattctacagttaaaaaggtgttgaagtcttgtgttgtgtgtcgacgttttaatgaaagggctatcaagcttaaccagaactcttacagagatttcagaattaatgcaccagaaattcctttcaggtatatttttatggattatatgggtccatattttgtgcatattaacagtcaaaaggttaaagtctggttattatgtataacttgtaattggagtagggcaattaatttaaaactttgctatgacttgtcggtaaaggagttcttaagagccttccagttacattgttttgagtttggtttgccagagttatgcatttctgacatgggcactcaactagtagctggagccaacatcatcatggactttctaagggatcccgaggtcaagctgtatttggaggaaaatggagtcaaaccgattcagtttgaacattttttcaaaggccagagccaacttggatcgatggtagagacttgtgttaagatgaccaagaagctcgtctatggttctataaaaaataatgtactgaaggtaagggactttgaatttttgattgctcagactgtacatttagtgaacagaaggcctattgctttcaaagaggctttgcgtgtggaaaatttagacgcatcagttcctcagcctattacccctgagagcttgattcgtggctatgaccttacttctgttaatataattcccgatttacagaggataccagagattgcagatgatcccacctatactcttaacaagtcaagcaaaattaaaaactgcttttcTCATTTGAGAAAGGTTAGGAATAATCTTGTGGATTTGTATCATTCGGAGATCCTGGCTACATTAACTCGGCAAGCTGTTGACAAAAAGAACAGATACCTTCCTGTTAAACATACCTCTTTACAGAAGAaagatattgttttaataaaagaactctattgtaagcctaaccagtatcctatgggtttggttaaggaagtgactgtcaatgatattggagaagttactggtgctgttgtgttgaagggcaagacaagagaaattactaagagacacgtttctaaccttatatttcttttaaggcctgagaaccaaattgagcaagacagtgttgctgagaagcctattaatgataatttgcagggtcagactcgacgcgcatgtaaacctagagttgctgctgaaaggtgtaaacggaaaaataggaaactcttaggtttcgagtag